One window of Acipenser ruthenus chromosome 17, fAciRut3.2 maternal haplotype, whole genome shotgun sequence genomic DNA carries:
- the trip12 gene encoding E3 ubiquitin-protein ligase TRIP12 isoform X2 codes for MSNRPNNNPGGSLRRSQRNTAGAQPQDDAVGGRLHSEQAKHKANSPPENRRSLSKTSKVQSNTASRQSRGHSSKRNSISSAAPLLQQEDPDTASTSERHKTGQPKRDSSRGVKRNSSPEFNSTYSPSPAKKPKALQSTESSEAKKVPAKSKKRQLAQDQQPKPDQSASTSKASNRKSGATGGSPTQKRNKIDNSSNLKSGTGSHSTCAEERSAKPTKLASKSATSAKAGCSTVTDSSSSASTSSSSSTAVPQGARVKQGKDQNKARRSRSASSPSPRRSSREKEQNKTAGSSKFEWPRFSPKVTLPKPKLSLPGSSKSETSKPGPSGLQAKLASLRKSTKKRSESPPAELPSLRRSTRQKTTGSCASTSRRGSGLGKRGAAEARRQEKMADSDNNQDGANSSAARTDEAPQGASASSSVAGAVGMTTSGESESDDSEMGRLQALLEARGLPPHLFGPLGPRMSQLFHRTIGSGASSKAQQLLQGLQATGDESQQLQAVIEMCQLLVMGNEETLGGFPVKSVVPALISLLQMEHNFDIMNHASRALTYMMEALPRSSAVVVDAIPVFLEKLQVIQFIDVAEQALTALEMLSRRHSKAILQAGGLADCLLYLEFFSINAQRNALAIAANCCQSITPDEFHFVSDSLPLLTQRLTHQDKKSVESTCLCFARLVDNFQHEENLLQQVASKDLLTNIQQLLVVTPPILSSGMFIMVVRMFSLMCSNCPSLAVQLMQQNIAETLRFLLCGASNGSCQEQIDLVPRSPQELYELTSLICELMPCLPREGIFAVDTMLKKGNTQNTDGAIWQWRDDRGLWHPYNRIDSRIIEQINEDTGTARAIQRKPNPLANPNTSGHLEVKKDDARAQLMKEDPELAKCFIKTLFGVLYEVYSSSAGPAVRHKCLRAILRIIYFADAELLKDVLKNHAVSSHIASMLSSQDLKIVVGALQMAEILMQKLPDVFGVYFRREGVMHQVKNLAESETLLTSPPKACTSGIGSICTTTISTATTTAAANATPDLGSPSFQHSMDDSLDLSPQGRLSDVLKRKRLPKRGPRRPKYSPPRDDDKVDHQAKSPTTTQSPKSSFLASLNPKTWGKLSTQTNSTNSELPRTAGVSGLARVPPKDSVSNNRDKIRAWIKEQASKFVERYFSSENVDTSNPALNVLQRLCTATEQLSLQVDGGIECLVEICSIVSESDVSSFEIQHSGFVKQLLLYLTSRSDKDTVNRDVRLKRFLHVFFGCPPPGLEPLGRLEPLENGPLMALVHKMNNCLSQMEQFPVKVHDFPSGNGTGSRGSQALKFFNTHQLKCQLQRHPDCTTVKQWKGGPVKIDPLALVQAIERYLVVRGYGRIREEDEDSDDDGSDDEIDESLAAQFLNSGNMRHRLQFYIGDHLLPYNMTVYQAVRQFSIQAEEERESTDDESNPLGRAGIWTKTHTIWYKPVREDEDSNKDVVGGKRGRAQTAPTKTSPRNSKKHDELWHDGVCPTVANPLEIYLLSVPPENITFEDPSLDVILLLRVLQSISRYWFYLYDNATCKEIIPTSEFINSKLTAKANRQLQDPLVIMTGNIPPWLTELGKTCPFFFPFDTRQMLFYVTAFDRDRAMQRLLDTNPEINQSDSQDSRVAPRLDRKKRTINREELLKQAESVMQDLGSSRAMLEIQYENEVGTGLGPTLEFYALVSQELQRSDLGLWRGEEVALSNPKGSQEGTKYIFSSRGLFAVPFGRTTKPAHIAKIKMKFRFLGKLMAKAIMDFRLLDLPLGLPFYKWMLRHESSVSSHDLINIDPGVAKSIHHLEDIIRQKKKLEQDRTQSRESLQQSLEGLNMNGCSVEDLGLDFTLPGFPNIELKKGGKDVPVNIHNLEEYLRLVVFWTLNEGVSRQFESFREGFESVFPLQHLQYFYPEELDQLLCGSKSETWDVKTLMECCRPDHGYTHDSRAVKFLFEILSSFDAEHQRLFLQFVTGSPRLPVGGFRSLNPPLTIVRKTFESTENPDDFLPSVMTCVNYLKLPDYSSIDIMRQKLLIAAREGQQSFHLS; via the exons ATGTCCAACCGGCCTAATAACAATCCAGGGGGGTCACTGCGACGTTCACAGAGGAACACTGCCGGGGCCCAGCCACAAGACGACGCAGTTGGAGGAAG GTTACACTCAGAGCAGgcaaaacataaagcaaattcCCCACCTGAGAATAGAAGATCACTTTCTAAGACCTCAAAAGTACAGTCCAACACTGCCTCTAGACAATCCAGAGGACACAGCTCTAAAAG aaacaGTATTTCATCAGCAGCACCATTACTGCAGCAAGAGGACCCAGATACAGCAAGTACTTCAGAGAGACACAAAACAGGACAGCCTAAGCGGGACAGCTCCCGAGGAGTTAAACGCAATTCGAGTCCTGAATTCAACAGCACATACTCTCCCAGCCCAGCCAAGAAGCCCAAAGCACTTCAGTCCACTGAAAGCTCTGAGGCAAAGAAAGTCCCAGCTAAATCTAAGAAAAGACAGTTGGCACAAGACCAGCAGCCAAAACCAGATCAGTCGGCATCGACAAGTAAAGCCTCTAACAGAAAGAGTGGAGCTACGGGGGGCTCCCCAACtcagaaaagaaataaaattgatAATTCCTCTAATTTAAAAAGTGGTACTGGGTCTCATTCAACCTGTGCTGAAGAGAGGTCTGCAAAACCCACCAAACTGGCTTCTAAATCAGCAACCTCAGCCAAAGCTGGGTGTAGCACTGTCACGGATTCATCCTCTTCAGCCTCTACATCCTCTTCCTCTTCCACAGCCGTACCTCAGGGCGCCCGGGTCAAACAAGGGAAAGACCAGAACAAGGCAAGGCGTTCCCGCTCGGCCTCCAGCCCCAGCCCCCGTCGGAGCAGCCGCGAAAAGGAGCAGAACAAAACTGCTGGCTCTTCAAAGTTTGAGTGGCCCCGCTTTAGCCCTAAAGTCACCCTGCCAAAACCAAAACTGTCTCTACCAGGGTCTTCCAAGTCGGAGACTTCAAAACCTGGGCCTTCTGGACTTCAAGCCAAACTAGCAA GCTTGAGAAAGTCCACAAAGAAACGCAGCGAGTCCCCACCAGCAGAGCTCCCCAGTTTACGGCGGAGCACACGCCAAAAGACCACGGGCTCCTGTGCTAGTACCAG TCGGCGAGGCTCTGGCCTGGGCAAGCGGGGTGCAGCTGAAGCTCGCCGACAGGAGAAAATGGCAGATTCTGACAACAACCAGGATGGAGCCAACTCTTCAGCTGCACGCACAGACGAGGCGCCCCAAGGAGCATCAG CTTCTAGTTCAGTGGCTGGGGCTGTAGGAATGACCACCTCAGGAGAGAGTGAGTCTGATGACTCAGAAATGGGTAGACTACAAG CTCTCTTAGAGGCTCGGGGCCTTCCTCCTCACCTTTTTGGTCCTCTTGGTCCTCGAATGTCACAGCTTTTCCACAGGACGATTGGAAGCGGGGCGA GCTCCAAGGCCCAGCAGCTCCTTCAGGGTCTCCAGGCCACTGGTGATGAGTCTCAACAACTCCAGGCTGTAATTGAGATGTGTCAGTTACTGGTCATGGGAAATGAGGAAACTCTGGGGGGGTTTCCAGTGAAGAGTGTTGTACCAGCATTG ATAAGCCTATTACAAATGGAGCATAATTTTGACATT ATGAACCATGCATCAAGAGCTTTGACATACATGATGGAAGCACTTCCCAGGTCATCGGCTGTGGTGGTTGATGCTATTCCTGTCTTTCTGGAAAag TTGCAAGTTATCCAGTTTATTGATGTGGCAGAACAGGCCCTGACAGCTCTGGAAATGCTATCACGCAGACACAGCAAGGCAATTCTACAGGCT GGAGGTTTGGCAGACTGTTTGCTGTATCTGGAGTTTTTCAGCATCAACGCTCAGAGAAATGCCCTGGCAATTGCTGCCAACTGCTGCCAGAGCATCACCCCGGATGAGTTTCACTTTGTTTCAGATTCCCTGCCCTTACTCACTCAGAGGCTAACCCACCAG GATAAAAAATCGGTTGAAAGCACTTGCCTCTGTTTTGCCCGGCTTGTGGACAATTTTCAGCATGAGGAG AACTTGCTGCAGCAGGTTGCATCTAAGGATTTGTTAACAAATATCCAGCAGCTCTTAGTTGTGACTCCTCCCATCTTGAGCTCAGGCATGTTTATTATGGTGGTGCGCATGTTCTCTCTAATGTGTTCCAACTGCCCCAGTCTGGCCGTGCAACTCATGCAACAGA ATATAGCAGAAACTCTCCGTTTCCTTCTGTGTGGAGCTTCAAATGGCAGTTGTCAAGAACAGATTGATCTTGTACCACGTAGCCCACAGGAACTCTATGAGCTTACTTCTCTTATATG TGAGCTTATGCCATGCCTGCCCAGAGAGGGAATCTTTGCAGTCGATACAATGCTCAAAAAGGGAAACACTCAGAACACGGATGGTGCAATCTGGCAGTGGCGAGATGACAGAGGCCTGTGGCATCCATATAACAGAATTGACAGTCGGATAATTGAG CAGATCAATGAGGATACAGGGACGGCTCGAGCAATTCAGAGAAAACCCAACCCTTTAGCCAACCCCAACACCA gtgGTCATTTGGAAGTAAAGAAGGATGATGCCAGGGCACAGCTGATGAAGGAAGACCCCGAACTggcaaaatgctttataaaaactTTGTTTGGTGTGCTGTATGAAGTGTACAGTTCTTCAGCTGGACCTGCAGTCAGACACAAGTGCCTTAGAGCAATTCTTaggattatttattttgctgatgCTGAACTTCTAAAAGATGTGCTAAAAAATCATGCTGTATCTAG TCACATTGCTTCCATGCTGTCCAGTCAGGATCTGAAGATTGTAGTCGGAGCATTACAAATGGCAGAGATTTTAATGCAGAAGTTACCCGACGTATTTGGAGTTTATTTCAGAAGAGAAG GTGTGATGCACCAGGTGAAAAATTTGGCTGAATCGGAGACTCTCCTTACTAGCCCTCCCAAGGCTTGCACTAGTGGGATTGGAAGTATATGTACAACTACAATTAGTACAGCAACAACCACTGCTGCAGCCAATGCAACCCCAGACCTAGGCTCTCCCAGCTTCCAGCACAGCATGGATGATTCTCTGGATCTGAGTCCCCAGGG tcgATTAAGTGATGTCCTAAAGAGAAAACGGCTGCCAAAGCGTGGTCCAAGAAGGCCAAAGTATTCTCCTCCAAGAGACGATGACAAAGTTGACCATCAAG CTAAGAGTCCTACTACCACACAGTCTCCCAAATCTTCCTTCTTGGCAAGTTTGAACCCTAAAACCTGGGGAAAATTAAGCACTCAAACAAACAGCACCAACTCTGAACTGCCACGCACAGCTGGAGTCAGCGGTCTGGCACGGGTTCCTCCAAAAGACTCTGTATCCAATAACAG GGATAAGATTAGGGCTTGGATAAAAGAGCAGGCCAGTAAGTTTGTGGAACGCTACTTCAGCTCTGAGAACGTGGATACAAGCAATCCTGCACTGAATGTACTACAGAGACTTTGCACTGCTACCGAACAACTCAGTCTACAG GTGGATGGTGGAATTGAGTGCCTTGTAGAAATCTGCAGTATAGTCTCTGAGTCAGATGTGTCCTCGTTTGAAATCCAGCACAGTGGATTTGTAAAACAACTGCTGCTTTATTTGACATCCAGAAGTGACAAAGACACTGTGAACCGTGATGTCAGATTAAAGAGATTTCTGCATGTGTTCTTTGGTTGTCCG CCCCCAGGACTAGAACCTCTTGGACGATTAGAGCCTTTAGAAAATGGACCGCTAATGGCTCTTGTGCACAAAATGAACAACTGTCTTAGCCAGATGGAACAGTTCCCTGTTAAAGTGCACGACTTCCCCAGTGGGAATGGAACAGGAAGCAG AGGATCCCAGGCCTTGAAATTCTTCAACACCCATCAGCTAAAATGCCAGCTTCAGAGACATCCAGACTGTACTACCGTAAAACAGTGGAAGGGTGGCCCAGTGAAAATAGATCCTTTGGCTTTGGTACAGGCTATTGAAAGATACCTTGTTGTCAGAG GGTATGGAAGAATTCGTGAGGAAGATGAAGACAGTGACGACGATGGGTCAGATGACGAAATTGACGAATCTCTG gCTGCACAGTTTTTGAATTCGGGAAACATGAGGCACAGGCTGCAGTTTTACATTGGAGACCACTTACTACCATACAACATGACGGTGTACCAGGCAGTTAGACAGTTTAGTATACAGGCTGAAGAGGAGCGCGAGTCCACAGACGATGAAAGCAACCCCTTAGGAAGGGCTGGAATCTGGACAAAGACCCATACAATATG GTACAAGCCAGTGAGAGAAGATGAAGATAGCAATAAGGATGTGGTTGGTGGAAAGAGAGGACGTGCACAAACCGCACCAACTAAAACTTCCCCTCGAAATTCAAAAAAGCATGATGAACTGTGGCATG atggGGTGTGTCCTACAGTGGCAAACCCATTAGAAATTTACCTCCTTTCAGTCCCACCTGAAAACATAACATTTGAAGATCCTTCTCTTGATGTGATCCTACTTCTAAGAGTTCTTCAATCAATAAGCAGATACTGGTTTTATCTATAcgat AATGCCACCTGCAAAGAGATTATTCCTACCAGTGAGTTTATCAACAGCAAACTTACTGCAAAAGCTAACCGGCAACTTCAAGATCCCTTGGTTATCATGACTGGTAACATCCCACCGTGGCTAACAGAGCTTGGGAAAACCTG CCCATTTTTCTTCCCCTTCGATACCCGACAAATGCTGTTCTATGTAACAGCCTTTGATCGAGATCGGGCCATGCAGCGGTTACTGGACACAAATCCAGAAATTAATCAGTCTGATTCCCAAGACAGCAGAGTTGCACCGCGATTAGACAGGAAAAAG CGTACTATAAACCGTGAAGAGTTATTGAAACAAGCTGAATCAGTAATGCAAGATCTTGGCAGCTCAAGAGCAATGTTGGAAATACAGTACGAAAATGAA GTTGGAACTGGCCTGGGACCCACATTGGAGTTTTATGCACTTGTATCTCAGGAACTGCAGAGATCTGACCTTGGCTTATGGAGAGGAGAGGAAGTTGCCTTGTCAAACCCAAAAG GAAGTCAGGAAGGGACCAAGTACATCTTCAGTTCACGGGGTCTGTTTGCTGTTCCTTTTGGAAGGACGACTAAACCGGCTCATATAGCCAAGATTAAGATGAAGTTCCGTTTTCTGGGAAAATTAATGGCCAAGGCCATCATGGATTTCAGATTG TTGGACCTTCCTCTTGGGCTGCCATTTTACAAGTGGATGCTGCGTCATGAGTCCTCGGTCAGCTCCCATGACCTCATTAACATTGATCCTGGTGTAGCCAAATCAATTCATCACCTTGAGGACATCATCAGACAGAAAAAGAAACTGGAACAGGATAGGACGCAG TCAAGGGAATCTCTGCAGCAGTCTTTAGAAGGTCTGAACATGAACGGTTGCTCTGTGGAAGACTTGGGTCTTGACTTCACTTTGCCAGGATTTCCTAACATTGAGTTGAAGAAAGGAGGCAAGGATGTCCCAGTAAACATCCACAATCTAGAAGAGTACCTAAGG TTGGTTGTGTTCTGGACCTTGAATGAAGGTGTTTCCAGGCAATTTGAGTCATTCAGGGAAGGATTCGAGTCAGTCTTCCCTCTGCAGCACCTGCAGTATTTCTATCCTGAAGAG CTGGATCAATTGCTTTGTGGTAGCAAGTCAGAGACCTGGGATGTTAAAACATTAATGGAGTGCTGTAGACCAGACCATGGGTATACCCATGACAG